A single genomic interval of Camelina sativa cultivar DH55 chromosome 11, Cs, whole genome shotgun sequence harbors:
- the LOC104722525 gene encoding uncharacterized protein LOC104722525, whose translation MEIEVSSLSHDTENKGNRIDLDSIRVKRKTLHKLLEDCQKALELLELTDNPSPSGDDNGGEQSESPEEEEEDSDREESSSSSDPGDPEADNFYDLIKSRVECNEFRERIELAQVSVPQDLSEDGSSWDVVSEDDVWGEEYMGQTEDDYVLVREEDIADGIACFMATYLSSLKQTKDISPDQLQKALSTMFSVKKRKGKLRKAWEGSKVIYNVASWSATAIGIYQNPMILSIASKAFWMSCQAISKLV comes from the exons ATGGAAATTGAGGTCTCTAGCTTGTCCCATGATACCGAGAACAAAGGAAATCGCATCGATTTGGATAGTATTCGTGTCAAGCGTAAGACGTTGCATAAATTGCTTGAGGATTGCCAGAAAGCTCTTGAGCTGCTTGAACTTACCGATAATCCTAGTCCTTCCGGCGATGATAACGGCGGCGAACAGAGTGAATCaccggaggaagaggaggaggattcGGACAGGGAagagtcgtcttcttcttccgatcCAGGAGATCCTGAAGCTGATAAC TTTTATGATCTCATCAAGTCTAGAGTTGAATGTAATGAGTTTCGTGAAAGGATAGAATTAGCTCAAGTTTCAGTTCCTCAAGATCTTTCTG AAGATGGTAGCTCTTGGGACGTAGTTAGTGAAGATGATGTATGGGGTGAGGAATATATGGGTCAAACGGAAGATGATTATGTCCTTGTTAGGGAAGAAGATATAGCAGACGGTATCGCTTGTTTCATGGCTACATATTTATCATCCCTTAAGCAGACTAAG GATATATCACCTGATCAGCTTCAGAAAG CACTTAGCACGATGTTTTcagtgaagaagagaaaagggaaGCTTCGTAAAGCGTGGGAGGGAAGTAAAGTTATTTACAATGTAGCATCATGGAGCGCAACTGCGATAGG GATATATCAAAACCCGATGATCCTGAGTATTGCATCAAAAGCCTTCTGGATGTCGTGCCAGGCTATATCAAAGCTTGTCTGA
- the LOC104722527 gene encoding mitochondrial uncoupling protein 4-like codes for MSAKSFVEGGIASVIAGCSTHPLDLIKVRLQLHGEAPSSTTVTLLRPALAFPNSSPAAFLAETTTASVPKIGPISLGINIVKSEGAAALFSGVSATLLRQTLYSTTRMGLYEVLKTKWSDPESGKLSLSRKIDAGLVAGGIGAAVGNPADVAMVRMQADGRLPLAQRRNYAGVGDAIKSMVKGEGVTSLWRGSALTINRAMIVTAAQLASYDQFKEGILESGVIEDGLGTHVVASFAAGFVASVASNPVDVIKTRVMNMKVGAYEGALDCAVKTVRAEGAMALYKGFVPTVCRQGPFTVVLFVTLEQIKKLLRDF; via the coding sequence ATGAGCGCTAAAAGCTTCGTCGAAGGTGGGATTGCCTCCGTAATCGCCGGTTGTTCCACTCACCCTCTCGATCTCATCAAGGTTCGTCTTCAGCTCCACGGCGAAGCTCCTTCCTCCACCACCGTCACTCTCCTCCGTCCAGCTCTCGCTTTCCCCAACTCTTCCCCTGCAGCTTTTCTCGCCGAGACCACCACCGCTTCCGTTCCCAAAATTGGACCGATTTCACTCGGAATCAACATCGTCAAGTCGGAAGGCGCCGCCGCGTTATTCTCCGGCGTCTCCGCTACTCTTCTCCGTCAGACTCTCTATTCCACCACCAGGATGGGTCTATACGAAGTGCTAAAGACCAAATGGTCTGATCCTGAGTCAGGGAAGCTGAGTCTGAGTCGTAAGATCGATGCGGGGCTTGTCGCTGGTGGGATCGGAGCCGCCGTTGGAAATCCAGCCGACGTGGCGATGGTTAGGATGCAAGCTGACGGGAGGCTTCCTTTAGCACAGCGTCGTAACTACGCCGGAGTAGGAGACGCAATCAAGAGCATGGTGAAAGGAGAAGGCGTAACGAGCTTGTGGCGTGGCTCTGCTTTGACGATTAACAGAGCGATGATTGTGACTGCAGCTCAGCTTGCGTCTTACGATCAGTTCAAGGAAGGGATACTGGAGAGTGGTGTGATTGAGGATGGGCTCGGGACTCACGTGGTTGCGAGTTTCGCGGCGGGGTTTGTTGCTTCGGTGGCTTCGAATCCGGTGGATGTGATAAAGACGAGAGTGATGAATATGAAGGTGGGAGCTTACGAAGGCGCGTTGGATTGTGCGGTTAAGACGGTTAGAGCTGAAGGAGCAATGGCTCTTTATAAAGGCTTTGTTCCTACGGTTTGTAGGCAAGGACCTTTCACTGTTGTTCTCTTCGTTACCTTGGAGCAAATCAAGAAGCTGCTTCGTGATTTttga
- the LOC104722529 gene encoding rho GTPase-activating protein REN1 codes for MANKNAESSSSSSSSSSSQPQAQPNQQQQQQQPSALEQQDQESHGDTCSIPQAQSGNTDSRTRGGNTVFKSGPLSISSKGIGWTSWKKRWFILTRTSLVFFRSDPSAVQQRGSEVNLTLGGIDLNNSGSVVVKADKKLLTVLFPDGRDGRAFTLKADTMEDLYEWKAALENALTQAPSASHVMGQNGIFRNDHADPAVGADEKKDETPTKSTVLGRPVLLALEDVDGAPSFLEKALRFVEDHGVRIEGILRQAADVDDVEHRIREYEQGKNDFSPEEDAHVIADCLKYFLRELPSSPVPASCCNALLEACRTDRGNRVNAMRAAICESFPEPNRRLLQRILMMMQTVASNKTVNRMNTNAVAACMAPLLLRPLLAGDCEIENDFDVGGDGSMQLLQAAAAANHAQAIVITLLEEYESIFGEGSLSPGLYSDSEESGSGTEEGSDDEVYDDDDDYDGTQGSDDYTDEEEDLENESDGSYSESAASDDKYADSIDPDDHKINDNLSPVSKSPKASREPKKLLSGSRRSSLPRHNDGKKDEEIVVRGADNAEVKAVVEVSKPEDKNSSTSDVASSTQKPSTLSDAPGGSKRHWGRTPGKKNLSMESIDFTAEVDEDNADIEILESTKLELQNKITEEVKNNAVLQASLERRKKALYGRRQALEQDVERLQEQLQQERDRKLALETGLNVSKGNQPIPETIDEKLKKDLQDVAQAEADIANLEHKVDDLENRLGQQDVKASGSTHGNSKESRKMPEHNAKMKDKQKDTEAASTHIFERSTSKDGQAAARENETEKQQDSRNKSSQQEMSRGSTKLAGMSKRSGTKGEGSTTTTSALSKLTMRLNFLKERRSQIANELQNMDKGRSSGQPSPSSGQNRVSEETEKGSGSNSNKDSDSGKIQSAHVLDRGRSENGGDRGRGSSGGSQIPNTTPRTFSR; via the exons ATGGCTAACAAAAAcgcagaatcatcatcatcatcatcatcatcatcgtcctcaCAGCCTCAGGCTCagccaaaccaacaacaacaacagcagcagcctAGCGCTCTTGAACAACAAGATCAGGAGTCTCAT GGTGACACCTGTAGCATTCCTCAAGCGCAGTCTGGGAACACAGACTCGCGTACCCGTGGTGGCAACACG GTTTTCAAGAGTGGACCGCTATCTATATCATCAAAAG GGATTGGCTGGACATCATGGAAGAAAAGATGGTTTATTTTGACGCGTACTTCACTTGTTTTCTTTCGAAGTGACCCT AGTGCAGTCCAACAGAGGGGAAGTGAGGTCAACCTGACCCTTGGGGGAATTGATCTCAACAATTCAGGCAG TGTGGTTGTTAAGGCAGATAAAAAGCTGTTGACTGTTCTCTTCCCTGACGGTCGTGATGGACGTGCCTTTACACTCAAG GCTGACACTATGGAGGATCTATATGAGTGGAAAGCTGCTCTGGAAAATGCTTTGACACAGGCACCAAGTGCTTCCCATGTTATGGGTCAAAATGGTATATTCAGGAATGATCATGCCGATCCCGCTGTTGGTGCTGATGAAAAGA AAGATGAGACACCAACAAAATCAACTGTCCTTGGAAGGCCAGTATTACTTGCTTTAGAAGATGTCGATGGAGCTCCATCATTCTTGGAAAAGGCCCTTAGATTTGTTGAAGATCATG GAGTCAGGATTGAAGGAATCTTGAGACAAGCTGCcgatgttgatgatgttgaaCACAGGATTCGCGAATATGAACAAG GAAAAAATGATTTCAGTCCCGAGGAGGATGCTCATGTTATTGCTGATTGCCTTAAG TATTTTCTCAGAGAGTTGCCTTCCTCTCCGGTGCCTGCATCTTGTTGCAACGCCCTTCTGGAAGCTTGCC GTACTGACCGTGGCAATAGAGTCAATGCTATGCGGGCAGCAATCTGTGAATCATTCCCTGAACCAAATCGTCGCCTATTGCAAAG AATCCTGATGATGATGCAGACTGTAGCCTCTAACAAAACCGTGAACCGGATGAACACAAACGCCGTTGCAGCTTGTATGGCACCTTTACTTCTTCGACCCCTTCTGGCTGGTGACTGTGAAATTGAAAATGATTTTGATGTCGGCGGTGATGGTTCTATGCAACTTCTGCAAGCAGCTGCAGCAGCGAATCATGCCCAGGCTATAGTGATAACACTATTAGAAGAATATGAAAGTATATTTGGA GAAGGTTCCCTGTCACCGGGCTTGTACTCTGACTCAGAAGAAAGTGGTAGTGGGACAGAGGAGGGATCTGATGATGAagtgtatgatgatgatgatgattatgatggcACCCAGGGATCTGATGACTACACAGATGAGGAAGAGGACCTAGAAAATGAATCTGATGGATCATATAGTGAGAGTGCCGCCTCAGACGACAAATATGCAGACAGCATTGATCCTGATGACCATAAG ATTAATGATAATTTAAGTCCTGTATCAAAATCCCCGAAAGCAAGTAGGGAGCCTAAGAAGCTTTTATCTGGCTCCAGACGATCTTCACTACCACGACACAATGACGGAAAAAAGGATGAGGAAATCGTGGTAAGAGGAGCTGATAATGCAGAGGTAAAGGCTGTTGTAGAGGTCTCGAAACCTGAAGATAAGAATTCATCAACATCAGATGTGGCATCTAGCACTCAAAAACCGTCAACATTATCTGATGCACCAGGAGGAAGTAAAAGGCACTGGGGCCGTACCCCT GGGAAGAAAAACCTGTCAATGGAATCTATTGATTTCACAGCGGAAGTGGATGAGGACAA TGCTGACATTGAGATACTTGAGTCAACCAAATTGGAGctgcaaaacaaaattacagaAGAG GTCAAAAACAATGCAGTTCTACAGGCTAGTTTGGAGCGACGGAAGAAGGCTTTGTACGGGCGGCGCCAAGCTCTAGAGCAAGAT GTGGAAAGACTACAAGAACAGTTGCAGCAAGAGAGAGACAGGAAATTAGCCCTGGAAACAGGACTGAACGTGTCAAAAGGGAATCAACCTATTCCAGAAACAATCGATGAAAAG TTGAAGAAAGATCTGCAAGACGTAGCTCAGGCGGAGGCTGATATTGCCAACTTGGAACATAAAGTTGATGATCTTGAAAATAGACTTGGTCAACAGGACGTAAAAGCCTCTGGTTCCACGCATGGTAACAGCAAAGAATCTCGGAAAATGCCAGAGCACAATGCAAAGAT GAAGGATAAACAAAAGGATACTGAAGCAGCCTCTACTCACATTTTTGAAAGGTCAACGTCCAAG GATGGGCAAGCGGCTGCAAGAGAAAATGAGACGGAGAAGCAACAGGATTCACGGAACAAAAGCTCGCAACAAGAAATGTCACGTGGCAGCACAAAGCTGGCAGGCATGTCAAAGAGGTCTGGCACAAAGGGAGAG GGAAGCACAACAACAACTTCTGCACTTTCCAAATTGACAATGCGACTCAACTTCCTGAAGGAGAGGCGAAGTCAGATTGCAAACGAGCTCCAAAACATGGACAAAGGAAGATCTTCAGGGCAACCCAGTCCATCCTCAGGGCAAAACCGTGTATCAGAGGAAACCGAGAAAGGATCAGGGTCGAACTCGAACAAGGACTCAGACAGTGGCAAAATCCAAAGCGCACATGTTCTTGACAGAGGAAGATCCGAGAACGGAGGAGACAGAGGCAGAGGATCATCTGGAGGAAGCCAGATTCCCAACACTACACCGAGAACCTTTTCCAGATGA